In Bacillus toyonensis BCT-7112, a single window of DNA contains:
- a CDS encoding YfmQ family protein, whose amino-acid sequence MTTWFIVTLFIFGAIKVLVSSMPTSVVESIISRFELHQKLDEEHTTVSLDGKNIEGEMKLQVINDFNEALFLDKHYFPPQGEGTPIIIETKKGKRVITLSIYSYEEHVDVIRQYKKKVVAYRLRSKSLQTFAPLAVTEEYA is encoded by the coding sequence GTGACAACATGGTTTATAGTTACATTATTTATTTTTGGTGCCATTAAAGTTCTAGTTTCTAGTATGCCAACTTCTGTTGTAGAATCCATTATTAGTAGATTTGAATTACATCAAAAACTTGATGAAGAACATACGACTGTATCGCTAGATGGAAAGAATATAGAGGGCGAAATGAAACTGCAAGTTATAAATGATTTTAACGAGGCTTTATTTTTAGATAAACATTATTTTCCGCCACAAGGTGAAGGCACGCCGATAATCATTGAAACGAAAAAAGGAAAAAGAGTAATTACGTTATCGATATATAGTTATGAAGAACATGTTGATGTAATAAGGCAATATAAGAAGAAAGTTGTTGCCTATCGTTTACGTTCTAAAAGTCTTCAAACGTTTGCACCATTAGCAGTAACTGAAGAGTATGCTTAA
- a CDS encoding LrgB family protein, producing the protein MVLILITVVIYLFATKLYKKYTFPFMLPVLTVTATMICLFLMFGISHHEYKENGGDVLSGFLSPAIVALAIPLFKERKILMKNFLSILIGVLIGIVALTSMNVVIGGILNIDKEFILTTLPQLATMPIAISLADQIGGIPTMTSSFVVVAGITGAIIGPTVLKFFRITSTIGKGVGMGCASHIIGVSRLVKEGEKEATIGSVTMIVTGILISILIPYGTKFIF; encoded by the coding sequence ATGGTCTTAATACTTATTACTGTAGTCATATATTTATTTGCGACAAAGCTGTATAAAAAATATACGTTTCCATTTATGTTACCAGTATTAACAGTTACAGCAACTATGATTTGCTTATTTCTGATGTTTGGCATTTCTCATCATGAGTATAAGGAAAATGGTGGGGACGTTCTTTCAGGCTTTTTGAGTCCTGCAATTGTAGCGTTAGCCATACCTCTATTTAAAGAACGAAAGATACTTATGAAAAACTTTTTATCGATACTTATTGGCGTATTGATAGGTATAGTGGCTTTAACGAGTATGAATGTAGTGATTGGTGGGATTTTGAATATAGATAAGGAATTTATACTAACAACTCTTCCGCAATTAGCGACAATGCCAATTGCCATTTCATTAGCGGATCAAATTGGTGGTATTCCAACTATGACTTCTAGTTTTGTAGTTGTTGCAGGAATAACAGGTGCTATTATCGGACCGACAGTACTTAAGTTTTTCCGGATAACAAGTACGATTGGAAAAGGAGTGGGGATGGGTTGCGCATCACATATTATCGGTGTGAGTCGACTCGTGAAGGAAGGCGAGAAAGAAGCGACTATCGGTTCAGTAACGATGATTGTAACAGGAATACTCATTAGTATATTAATACCTTATGGAACGAAATTTATATTTTAA
- a CDS encoding CBO0543 family protein: MSSFEKKNNFLALTVTILLSSIIGTYLDAFFVHKHIYFFPVRPFPSIFSVNIGFTLFVLPILTIIFIQISKTLSAVSRTIFIISIGICASIFEQVAEGLGLFIHSADWNHTYSLFGYMVFLSFIWKVYNWIQK, from the coding sequence ATGTCCTCCTTCGAGAAGAAGAATAATTTTCTAGCATTAACAGTTACAATCTTACTCTCTTCAATTATCGGAACTTACTTAGATGCTTTCTTTGTCCATAAGCACATATATTTCTTTCCAGTTAGGCCCTTCCCATCCATATTTTCAGTTAACATTGGCTTTACGTTGTTTGTACTACCGATTTTAACAATCATTTTCATACAAATTTCAAAAACATTATCTGCCGTTTCTAGAACTATATTTATTATTTCCATAGGTATTTGTGCTAGCATTTTTGAACAAGTTGCTGAAGGTTTAGGTTTATTTATACATAGTGCAGACTGGAACCATACATATTCTTTATTTGGTTATATGGTGTTCCTTTCTTTTATTTGGAAAGTATATAATTGGATACAAAAATAA
- a CDS encoding CidA/LrgA family holin-like protein, with protein sequence MKYVTLLLQVGVLYVFSLAGTWIQGIFHLSMPGSLIGMLMLFLLLSTRIFPLKWFELGAEKLIVFLPLFLIPSTTGLMEYGSFLLSKGSIIFLLVVASTVVTLIVSGYVSQLLVTFKK encoded by the coding sequence ATGAAGTATGTGACGCTTTTACTTCAAGTAGGCGTGCTATATGTGTTTAGCTTAGCTGGTACGTGGATTCAGGGAATATTCCATCTATCGATGCCAGGAAGTTTAATAGGAATGTTAATGCTGTTTCTACTCCTTTCTACTCGTATTTTTCCATTAAAGTGGTTTGAGTTAGGGGCAGAAAAGTTAATCGTATTTTTACCGTTATTTTTAATTCCTTCGACAACAGGATTAATGGAATATGGATCTTTTCTTTTAAGTAAAGGAAGTATTATATTCCTTTTAGTTGTTGCAAGTACGGTAGTAACATTGATTGTTTCAGGGTATGTAAGTCAATTATTAGTAACATTCAAAAAATAA